The Corallococcus exiguus genome includes a window with the following:
- a CDS encoding LysR family transcriptional regulator produces the protein MDRFDEMELFLDIARRGSLSAVARARGVAPSTVTLGLQRLEARLGVRLLARSTRRLSLTPEGEGYRADCQRILTDLAESEAGVGGREGPLTGLLRVTATNDFGRARVAPLVDAFLRLHPGVRVELVLSDGVLDLIEEGIDVALRFGPLADSRLTARRIVSGRRVVCAAPAYWARNPPPRKPADLTRHNCLVLARPGAPQTSWAFRDEDGRVFHVRVSGDRTANDGGVLKDWALAGAGVVLKSTWDVEGLLASGHLVSALDRFMLPDIDLHAVHTAGREPGRRLAAFLAFLAEHLPPSPGPGGMGRRRAGRSR, from the coding sequence ATGGATCGCTTCGACGAGATGGAGCTGTTCCTCGACATCGCCCGGCGGGGCAGCTTGTCCGCCGTCGCGCGAGCCCGGGGCGTGGCGCCTTCCACGGTGACGCTGGGACTCCAGCGCCTGGAGGCACGGCTGGGGGTGCGGCTGCTCGCCCGGTCCACACGGCGACTGTCGCTGACCCCCGAGGGCGAGGGCTACCGCGCGGACTGTCAGCGCATCCTCACCGACCTGGCGGAGAGCGAGGCGGGCGTGGGCGGGCGCGAGGGTCCCCTCACCGGCCTCCTGCGCGTCACCGCCACCAACGACTTCGGCCGCGCGCGGGTGGCCCCGCTGGTGGACGCATTCCTCCGGCTCCATCCGGGGGTGCGCGTGGAGCTCGTGCTGAGCGATGGGGTGCTGGATCTCATCGAGGAGGGCATCGACGTGGCGCTGCGCTTCGGGCCGCTGGCGGACTCGCGGCTGACTGCGCGGCGCATCGTCTCCGGCCGGCGCGTGGTGTGCGCGGCGCCCGCGTACTGGGCCCGCAACCCGCCGCCTCGCAAGCCCGCGGACCTGACGCGCCACAACTGCCTGGTGCTCGCGCGTCCGGGCGCGCCGCAGACGAGCTGGGCGTTCCGCGACGAGGACGGCCGCGTCTTCCACGTGCGCGTGTCCGGGGACCGGACCGCCAACGACGGCGGCGTGCTGAAGGACTGGGCCCTGGCGGGCGCGGGCGTCGTGCTCAAGTCCACCTGGGACGTGGAGGGGCTGCTCGCCTCCGGCCACCTGGTGTCCGCGCTGGACCGCTTCATGCTGCCGGACATCGACCTGCACGCGGTCCACACCGCCGGGCGCGAACCGGGCCGCCGGCTCGCGGCGTTCCTGGCGTTCCTCGCTGAACACCTGCCCCCGTCACCGGGGCCCGGAGGCATGGGCCGGCGGCGCGCGGGCCGGAGCCGCTGA
- a CDS encoding FAD-dependent monooxygenase yields MKMVCVGGGPAGLYFSILAKLSNPKHDVTVVERNPAGMTYGWGVVFWDDLLDDLFRNDPVSAQRIAQAAARWDTQEVHLRGRYATHIGGYGFALGRDRLLDILIRRARGLGVDVRFEQDVTDLAAFMDADLVVACDGVNSRLRQRHAHHFQTHVEEGRNKYIWLGTDKVFDAFTFAFEETPAGWLWFHGYRFNSETSTCIVECQESTWKALGFDALGPDETLRKLEGIFQSRLQGKSLFNQLKGMGRAPWLNFKRITNERWYHDNVVLMGDAAHTTHFSIGSGTKLAMQDAIGLARQLRTQPDVPTALEAYDGERRASLLAIQLAARSSSEWFENVPSYVDQDETRFAHSLLNRRGSSVWSYLLLMASQQPSLRGALRKLHSSKQWVREQRRGRGAVVLGAPPPG; encoded by the coding sequence ATGAAGATGGTCTGTGTTGGCGGAGGCCCTGCCGGGCTCTATTTCTCGATCCTGGCGAAGCTGTCCAACCCGAAGCACGACGTCACCGTCGTCGAGCGCAACCCCGCGGGCATGACGTATGGCTGGGGCGTCGTGTTCTGGGATGACCTGCTGGACGACCTCTTCCGCAACGACCCGGTGAGCGCGCAGCGGATCGCCCAGGCCGCGGCGCGCTGGGACACGCAGGAGGTGCACCTGCGGGGCCGGTACGCGACACACATCGGCGGCTATGGCTTCGCGTTGGGACGGGACCGGCTGCTGGACATCCTCATCCGGCGGGCGAGGGGGCTGGGCGTGGACGTCCGCTTCGAGCAGGACGTCACGGACCTCGCCGCGTTCATGGACGCGGACCTCGTCGTCGCCTGTGACGGCGTCAACAGCCGGCTGCGCCAGCGCCACGCCCATCACTTCCAGACGCACGTGGAGGAGGGACGCAACAAGTACATCTGGCTGGGCACCGACAAGGTGTTCGACGCCTTCACCTTCGCCTTCGAGGAGACGCCCGCCGGATGGCTCTGGTTCCACGGCTACCGCTTCAACAGCGAGACCAGCACCTGCATCGTGGAGTGCCAGGAGTCGACCTGGAAGGCGTTGGGCTTCGACGCGCTGGGACCGGATGAGACGCTCCGGAAGCTGGAGGGCATCTTCCAGAGCCGGCTCCAGGGCAAGTCGCTGTTCAACCAGCTGAAGGGCATGGGCCGGGCGCCATGGCTCAACTTCAAGCGCATCACCAACGAGCGCTGGTACCACGACAACGTGGTGCTCATGGGTGACGCCGCGCACACCACGCACTTCTCCATCGGCTCTGGGACGAAGCTGGCCATGCAGGACGCCATCGGGCTGGCGCGGCAGCTGCGAACGCAGCCGGACGTGCCCACCGCGCTGGAGGCGTATGACGGGGAGCGGCGCGCCTCCCTGCTGGCCATCCAGCTGGCGGCGCGCAGCAGCTCCGAGTGGTTCGAGAACGTCCCCAGCTACGTGGACCAGGACGAGACCCGGTTCGCCCATTCGCTGCTGAACCGCCGGGGCAGCTCCGTGTGGAGCTACCTGCTGCTCATGGCCAGCCAGCAGCCCTCGCTGCGAGGCGCGCTGCGCAAGCTCCACTCCTCCAAGCAGTGGGTCCGCGAGCAGCGCCGGGGCCGCGGCGCGGTGGTGCTGGGGGCTCCACCGCCGGGCTAG